One Pseudomonas entomophila genomic window carries:
- the elbB gene encoding isoprenoid biosynthesis glyoxalase ElbB gives MTKKVAVILSGCGVYDGAEIHESVITLLRLDQRGAKVQCFAPNIAQMHVIDHLTGEQMPESRNVLVESARIARGEVKDIREARAEEFDALIVPGGFGAAKNLSNFAVEGANCTVHPDVLALAEAFADACKPVGLICISPALAAKIYGPGVVCTIGKDAGTSAAVVKMGGTHEECDVHDIVEDVQRKLVTTPAYMEAKSISEAASGIYKLVDRVLELTHEGDQ, from the coding sequence ATGACGAAAAAAGTTGCGGTGATTCTTTCCGGCTGTGGCGTGTACGACGGCGCCGAAATCCACGAAAGCGTGATCACCCTGCTGCGCCTGGACCAGCGGGGCGCCAAGGTGCAGTGCTTCGCGCCGAACATCGCGCAGATGCACGTGATCGACCACCTCACCGGTGAACAGATGCCCGAATCGCGCAATGTGCTGGTGGAGTCGGCGCGCATTGCCCGTGGCGAGGTCAAGGATATCCGCGAGGCGCGGGCCGAAGAGTTCGACGCGTTGATCGTGCCCGGTGGCTTCGGCGCCGCCAAGAACCTCTCCAACTTCGCCGTCGAAGGCGCCAACTGCACCGTGCACCCGGATGTGCTGGCCCTGGCCGAAGCCTTTGCCGATGCCTGCAAGCCAGTCGGGCTGATCTGCATCTCGCCCGCGCTGGCAGCGAAGATCTACGGGCCGGGCGTGGTCTGCACCATTGGCAAGGATGCCGGTACCAGCGCGGCAGTGGTGAAGATGGGCGGCACCCATGAAGAGTGCGACGTGCATGACATCGTCGAGGATGTGCAGCGCAAGCTGGTGACGACCCCGGCGTACATGGAGGCGAAGTCGATCAGCGAAGCCGCCAGTGGCATCTACAAGCTGGTGGACCGGGTGCTGGAGCTGACCCACGAGGGTGACCAGTAA
- the trxA gene encoding thioredoxin TrxA, translated as MSDKIKHVTDASFEADVLKAEGAVLVDYWAEWCGPCKMIAPVLDAIAEDYAGKLVVAKLNIDENAETPAKHGVRGIPTLMLFKNGNVEATKVGALSKSQLQAFIDANL; from the coding sequence ATGAGCGACAAAATCAAACACGTCACCGACGCCAGCTTCGAAGCCGACGTACTCAAGGCCGAAGGCGCGGTGCTGGTCGACTACTGGGCTGAATGGTGTGGCCCATGCAAGATGATCGCTCCGGTACTGGACGCCATCGCCGAAGACTACGCAGGCAAACTGGTGGTCGCCAAGCTGAACATCGACGAAAACGCCGAAACCCCAGCCAAGCACGGCGTGCGCGGCATCCCGACCCTGATGCTGTTCAAGAACGGCAACGTCGAGGCCACCAAGGTCGGCGCTCTGTCGAAATCGCAGCTGCAGGCGTTCATCGACGCCAACCTGTGA
- a CDS encoding YaiI/YqxD family protein, with protein MRVWIDADACPKAAKDLIVKFALKRKLEVVMVAGQPQIKPAFACVRLIVVPSGMDAADDYLVENAVPGELVICSDVPLADRLIKKGVAALDPRGREFDERNMGERLAVRNLFTELREQGQVGGGQAPYGEREKQAFANALDRILTRLSKG; from the coding sequence ATGCGTGTATGGATCGATGCCGACGCCTGCCCCAAGGCAGCCAAGGACCTGATCGTCAAGTTCGCCCTCAAGCGCAAGCTGGAGGTGGTGATGGTCGCGGGCCAGCCGCAGATCAAGCCGGCCTTTGCCTGCGTGCGGCTGATCGTGGTGCCCAGCGGCATGGACGCGGCCGACGACTACCTGGTGGAGAACGCCGTGCCAGGCGAGCTGGTGATCTGCAGCGACGTGCCGCTGGCCGACCGGCTGATCAAGAAGGGCGTGGCGGCGCTGGACCCGCGCGGGCGCGAGTTCGACGAGCGCAACATGGGTGAGCGGCTGGCAGTGCGCAACCTGTTCACCGAGCTGCGTGAACAGGGGCAGGTGGGGGGCGGGCAGGCGCCCTATGGCGAGCGCGAGAAGCAGGCGTTCGCCAATGCCCTGGATCGGATCCTGACTCGGCTTTCCAAAGGCTGA
- a CDS encoding DedA family protein — translation MLQQFLNDFGYFALFLGTFFEGETILVLAGFLAFREYMDIKLVVAVAFCGSYAGDQLWYFMGRRHGRKILARKPRWQAMGDRALEHIRRHPDIWVLSFRFVYGLRTVMPVAIGLSGYPPRRYLLLNGIGAAVWALALGLAAYHFGAILEGMLGSIKKYELWVLGGLLVLGLLLWLRRRFRNIRAERRAAAEGEANEAEQAVAQEQPPRQGRDQH, via the coding sequence ATGCTTCAACAATTCCTGAACGATTTCGGCTACTTTGCCCTTTTTCTCGGCACGTTCTTCGAGGGCGAGACCATCCTGGTGCTCGCGGGCTTTCTTGCGTTCCGCGAATACATGGATATCAAGCTGGTGGTCGCGGTGGCTTTCTGCGGCAGCTATGCCGGTGACCAGCTGTGGTACTTCATGGGCCGCCGCCACGGGCGCAAGATCCTCGCCCGCAAGCCGCGCTGGCAAGCGATGGGCGACCGGGCGCTGGAGCATATCCGCCGCCACCCCGACATCTGGGTGCTGAGCTTCCGCTTCGTCTACGGCCTGCGCACGGTGATGCCGGTGGCCATCGGCCTGTCCGGCTACCCGCCGCGCCGCTACCTGCTGCTCAACGGCATCGGTGCCGCGGTCTGGGCCCTGGCCCTGGGCCTGGCGGCCTACCACTTCGGCGCCATCCTCGAAGGCATGCTCGGCAGCATCAAGAAATACGAGCTATGGGTGCTCGGCGGCCTGCTGGTGCTGGGCCTGCTGCTGTGGCTGCGCCGGCGTTTTCGCAACATCCGCGCCGAGCGCCGCGCGGCGGCAGAAGGCGAGGCCAACGAGGCTGAGCAGGCTGTAGCCCAAGAGCAGCCACCACGCCAGGGGCGTGACCAGCACTAA
- the hemB gene encoding porphobilinogen synthase, with protein sequence MSFTPANRLFPATRLRRNRRDEFSRRLVRENTLTVDDLILPVFVLDGENRREEVPSMPGVERLSIDLLLEAAQGWVELGIPALALFPVTPTEKKSLDGAEAWNPDGIAQRATRALRARFPELGVITDVALDPFTTHGQDGILDEEGYVQNDITVDALVRQALSHAEAGAQVVAPSDMMDGRLGAIREALEVAGHVNVRIMAYSAKYASAYYGPFRDAVGSALNLGKANKASYQMDPANSDEALHEVALDLAEGADMVMVKPGMPYLDIVHRVKTEFKVPTFVYQVSGEYAMHMAAIQNGWLSEAVILESLTAFKRAGADGILTYFAVRAAQLMRGQ encoded by the coding sequence GTGAGCTTTACCCCCGCCAACCGTCTGTTTCCTGCCACCCGCCTGCGTCGCAACCGCCGGGACGAATTCTCCCGTCGCCTGGTTCGCGAAAACACCCTGACCGTCGATGACCTGATTCTTCCGGTATTCGTACTGGACGGCGAGAACCGCCGCGAGGAAGTACCGTCCATGCCGGGCGTCGAGCGCCTGTCGATCGACCTGCTGCTGGAAGCCGCACAGGGCTGGGTGGAGCTGGGCATTCCAGCGCTGGCGCTGTTCCCGGTGACACCCACCGAGAAAAAATCCCTCGATGGCGCCGAAGCCTGGAACCCGGATGGCATTGCCCAGCGCGCCACCCGCGCCCTGCGTGCCCGCTTCCCGGAGCTGGGGGTGATCACCGACGTCGCCCTGGACCCGTTCACCACCCATGGCCAGGACGGCATCCTCGATGAAGAGGGCTACGTCCAGAACGACATCACCGTCGACGCTCTGGTGCGCCAGGCCCTGTCCCACGCCGAGGCCGGCGCCCAGGTCGTCGCCCCGTCGGACATGATGGACGGCCGCCTCGGCGCGATCCGCGAAGCCCTGGAAGTGGCCGGGCACGTCAACGTGCGCATCATGGCCTACTCGGCCAAGTACGCCAGCGCCTACTACGGGCCGTTCCGCGACGCGGTCGGCTCGGCGCTGAACCTGGGCAAGGCCAACAAGGCCTCCTACCAGATGGACCCGGCCAACAGCGACGAGGCCCTGCACGAAGTGGCCCTGGACCTCGCCGAAGGCGCCGACATGGTCATGGTCAAGCCGGGCATGCCGTACCTGGACATCGTTCACCGGGTGAAGACCGAGTTCAAGGTGCCGACCTTCGTCTACCAGGTCAGCGGCGAGTACGCCATGCACATGGCGGCGATCCAGAACGGCTGGCTGAGCGAGGCCGTGATCCTCGAATCCCTCACTGCTTTCAAACGGGCAGGCGCTGATGGCATCCTGACCTATTTCGCCGTGCGTGCCGCTCAATTGATGAGAGGGCAGTAA
- the ppk1 gene encoding polyphosphate kinase 1 has product MNNEVLTPVEIKDAQAVPEELVQTPPDLPAAPEPVVEAAAPAPAPAPTIAVPSLDDSSLYIHRELSQLQFNIRVLEQALDESYPLLERLKFLLIFSSNLDEFFEIRVAGLKKQINFAREQAGADGLQPHQALARISELVHIEVDRQYAILNDVLLPELEKHQIRFIRRRYWTPKLKTWVRRYFRDEIAPIITPIGLDPTHPFPLLVNKSLNFIVELEGVDAFGRDSGLAIIPAPRLLPRVIRVPEEVGGAGDNYVFLSSMIHAHADDLFQGMKVKGCYQFRLTRNADLALDSEEVDDLARALRGELFSRRYGDAVRLEVADTCPKHLSDYLLKQFSLSESELYQVNGPVNLTRLFSITGLDSHPELQYTPFTPAIPKLLQNADNIFSVIGKQDVLLMHPFESFTPVIDLLRQAAKDPHVLAVRQTLYRSGANSEIVDALVDAARNGKEVTAVIELRARFDEESNLQMASRLQAAGAVVIYGVVGFKTHAKMMLILRREQGEIVRYAHLGTGNYHAGNARLYTDYSLLTSDDALTEDVGRLFSQLIGMGKTLRMKKLLHAPFTLKKGMLDMIARETQFALDGKPAHIIAKFNSLTDAKIIKALYKASQSGVRIDLVVRGMCCLRPGIAGVSHNIHVRSIIGRFLEHTRVFYFLNGGEEQIYLSSADWMERNLDKRVETCFPVEGKKLLLRVKKELEGYLTDNTQAWTLQPDGRYVRSTPTGNQNPRSAQATLLERLSNPVLNVR; this is encoded by the coding sequence ATGAATAACGAAGTGCTAACCCCTGTCGAGATCAAGGACGCCCAGGCCGTGCCCGAAGAGCTGGTACAGACCCCGCCCGACCTGCCCGCTGCCCCGGAGCCGGTAGTAGAGGCCGCCGCGCCCGCACCGGCGCCTGCGCCGACGATCGCCGTACCAAGCCTGGACGACAGCAGCCTGTACATTCATCGCGAGCTCTCGCAGCTGCAGTTCAACATCCGCGTGCTGGAACAGGCGCTGGACGAGTCGTACCCGCTGCTCGAGCGCCTGAAGTTCCTGCTGATCTTCTCCAGCAACCTGGACGAGTTCTTCGAGATCCGCGTGGCGGGGCTGAAGAAACAGATCAACTTCGCCCGCGAACAGGCCGGCGCCGACGGCCTGCAGCCGCACCAGGCGCTGGCGCGCATCAGCGAGCTGGTGCACATCGAGGTGGATCGCCAGTACGCGATCCTCAACGATGTGTTGCTGCCGGAGCTGGAGAAACACCAGATTCGCTTCATCCGCCGCCGCTACTGGACACCCAAGCTCAAGACCTGGGTGCGTCGCTATTTCCGCGACGAGATCGCACCGATCATCACCCCGATCGGCCTCGACCCGACCCACCCGTTCCCGCTGCTGGTGAACAAGAGCCTCAACTTCATCGTCGAGCTCGAGGGGGTCGATGCCTTCGGCCGCGATTCGGGCCTGGCGATCATCCCGGCGCCGCGCCTGCTGCCGCGGGTGATCCGTGTGCCGGAAGAGGTCGGCGGCGCTGGCGACAACTATGTGTTCCTGTCGTCGATGATCCACGCCCACGCCGATGACCTGTTCCAGGGCATGAAGGTCAAGGGCTGCTACCAGTTCCGCCTGACCCGCAACGCCGACCTGGCGCTGGACTCGGAAGAAGTCGACGACCTGGCCCGCGCCCTGCGCGGCGAGCTGTTCTCGCGCCGTTACGGCGATGCCGTGCGCCTCGAGGTGGCCGACACCTGCCCGAAACACCTCTCCGACTACCTGCTCAAGCAATTCAGCCTGAGCGAGAGCGAGCTGTACCAGGTCAACGGCCCGGTCAACCTGACCCGTCTGTTCAGCATCACCGGGCTCGACAGCCACCCGGAGCTGCAGTACACGCCGTTCACCCCGGCGATCCCCAAGCTGCTGCAGAACGCCGACAACATCTTCAGCGTGATCGGCAAGCAGGACGTGCTGCTGATGCACCCGTTCGAGTCGTTCACCCCGGTGATCGACCTGCTGCGCCAGGCCGCCAAGGACCCGCACGTGCTCGCGGTGCGCCAGACGCTCTACCGCTCGGGCGCCAACTCGGAGATCGTCGACGCCCTGGTGGACGCGGCGCGTAACGGCAAGGAGGTCACTGCGGTGATCGAGCTGCGCGCGCGCTTCGACGAAGAGTCCAACCTGCAGATGGCCAGCCGCCTGCAGGCCGCCGGCGCGGTGGTGATCTATGGCGTGGTGGGCTTCAAGACCCACGCCAAGATGATGCTGATCCTGCGCCGCGAGCAGGGCGAGATCGTGCGTTATGCGCACCTGGGGACCGGCAACTACCATGCTGGCAACGCCCGCCTGTACACCGACTACAGCCTGCTGACCTCCGACGACGCCCTCACCGAGGACGTCGGCCGCCTGTTCAGCCAGTTGATCGGCATGGGCAAGACCCTGCGCATGAAGAAGCTGCTGCACGCCCCCTTCACCCTGAAGAAGGGCATGCTCGACATGATCGCCCGGGAAACCCAGTTCGCCCTGGACGGCAAGCCGGCGCACATCATCGCCAAGTTCAACTCGCTGACCGACGCCAAGATCATCAAGGCGCTGTACAAGGCCAGCCAGTCGGGCGTGCGCATCGACCTGGTGGTGCGTGGCATGTGCTGCCTGCGCCCAGGCATCGCCGGGGTGTCGCACAACATCCACGTGCGCTCGATCATCGGCCGCTTCCTCGAGCACACCCGGGTGTTCTACTTCCTCAACGGTGGCGAGGAGCAGATCTACCTGTCCAGCGCCGACTGGATGGAGCGCAACCTCGACAAGCGCGTCGAGACCTGCTTCCCGGTGGAGGGCAAGAAGCTGCTGCTGCGGGTCAAGAAGGAGCTGGAGGGTTATCTCACCGACAACACCCAGGCCTGGACCCTGCAACCGGACGGGCGCTACGTGCGCAGCACGCCGACCGGCAACCAGAACCCGCGCAGTGCCCAGGCGACCTTGCTGGAGCGCCTGAGCAACCCGGTGCTCAACGTTCGCTAG
- a CDS encoding cytochrome c/FTR1 family iron permease: MFSFVLPSRLAMISRSRLLALLVWPLLALGSTLALAEAPADAGKALHLLDYIGADYPPTVRDGKVVDTGEYREQQEFSALLAELVEGLPANAERAGLEQGVQALRQAIEQRQDGSAVARQARQLGARLAVAYEVSQAPVITPDAARGATLYAQNCSICHGDTGLGDGPAGVGLEPAPANLRNAERLDQLSLFDLYNTLGLGIDGTEMPSFADQLDERQRWDVAAYIASFTADPQAAKGDKTWNIADLARQTPAEIAANEGADAVPAFRAQRAQPPQAKRGPAQLLDYTSSTLDKSLAAYRAGDHDQAYDLSVAAYLEGFELVESSLDNIDTQVRKDTEKSLMAYRQSLQDGLPLAQAEQRLAEAKVKLAQAAKLLGSDGLSWSLSYISGLLILLREGVEAILVLAAILAFLRNTGQQSAVRSVNIGWGLALLAGFGTWALAAYVIDVGGAQRELLEGCTALFASVMVLWLGVWMHDRRHAAAWQNYIKSSLVSGGGRFGFALLAFFSVYRELFEVILFYETLWLQAGPAGHQAVLAGGATALVVLVGLAWVILRGSAKLPLALFFSINAGLLCALSVVFAGHGVKALQEAGVLGTRPVAFFEFDWLGIHADAYSLGAQALALLAVMFLYGRSWLAEKRRATAS, translated from the coding sequence ATGTTCTCTTTCGTATTACCGTCGAGATTGGCCATGATTTCCCGTTCCCGTCTTCTCGCCTTGTTGGTGTGGCCGCTACTGGCCCTGGGCAGCACCCTGGCACTGGCCGAGGCCCCGGCCGACGCGGGCAAGGCCCTGCACTTGCTGGACTACATCGGTGCCGACTATCCGCCGACGGTGCGTGACGGCAAGGTGGTGGACACGGGGGAATACCGTGAGCAGCAAGAATTCAGCGCGCTGCTGGCCGAGCTGGTCGAAGGCTTGCCGGCCAATGCCGAACGCGCCGGGCTGGAGCAGGGGGTGCAGGCGCTGCGCCAGGCCATCGAGCAACGCCAGGACGGCAGCGCCGTTGCCCGCCAGGCCCGCCAGTTGGGGGCGCGCCTGGCGGTGGCTTACGAAGTCAGCCAGGCCCCGGTGATCACCCCGGATGCGGCCCGTGGCGCAACGCTGTATGCGCAGAATTGCTCGATCTGCCACGGCGACACCGGGCTGGGCGACGGCCCGGCAGGTGTGGGCCTGGAGCCTGCCCCGGCCAACCTGCGCAACGCCGAGCGCCTGGACCAGCTCAGCCTGTTCGACCTCTACAACACCCTCGGCCTGGGCATCGACGGTACCGAAATGCCATCGTTCGCCGACCAGCTCGACGAGCGCCAGCGTTGGGACGTGGCCGCCTATATCGCCAGCTTCACCGCCGATCCGCAGGCGGCCAAGGGCGACAAGACCTGGAACATCGCCGACCTGGCCCGCCAGACCCCAGCCGAAATCGCCGCCAATGAAGGCGCCGATGCCGTGCCGGCATTCCGCGCCCAGCGCGCCCAGCCGCCGCAGGCCAAGCGGGGCCCGGCGCAACTGCTCGACTACACCTCCAGCACCCTGGACAAGAGCCTGGCGGCCTACCGCGCCGGTGACCACGACCAGGCCTACGACCTGTCGGTGGCGGCGTACCTGGAAGGCTTCGAGTTGGTGGAAAGCTCGCTCGACAACATCGACACCCAGGTACGCAAGGACACTGAAAAATCCCTGATGGCCTACCGTCAGTCGCTGCAGGACGGCCTGCCGCTGGCCCAGGCCGAACAGCGACTGGCCGAGGCCAAGGTCAAGCTCGCCCAGGCTGCCAAGCTGCTGGGCAGCGATGGCCTGAGCTGGTCGTTGAGCTACATCTCCGGCTTGCTGATCCTGTTGCGCGAGGGCGTGGAAGCAATCCTGGTGCTGGCAGCGATCCTCGCCTTCCTACGCAACACCGGCCAGCAGTCGGCGGTGCGCAGCGTCAACATTGGCTGGGGCCTGGCGCTGCTCGCCGGCTTCGGCACCTGGGCCCTGGCGGCCTACGTGATCGACGTGGGCGGCGCGCAGCGTGAGCTGCTCGAAGGCTGCACGGCGTTGTTCGCCTCGGTGATGGTGCTGTGGCTGGGGGTGTGGATGCACGACCGCCGCCACGCCGCCGCCTGGCAGAACTACATCAAGAGCAGCCTGGTCAGCGGCGGCGGGCGCTTCGGCTTCGCCTTGCTGGCGTTCTTCTCGGTGTACCGCGAGTTGTTCGAAGTGATCCTGTTCTACGAGACCCTGTGGCTGCAGGCGGGCCCGGCCGGGCACCAGGCGGTGCTGGCCGGTGGCGCCACCGCGCTGGTAGTGCTGGTGGGCCTGGCCTGGGTGATCCTGCGCGGTTCGGCCAAGCTGCCGCTGGCGTTGTTCTTCAGCATCAACGCTGGGCTGCTGTGCGCGTTGTCGGTGGTGTTCGCCGGGCATGGCGTCAAGGCGCTGCAGGAGGCCGGCGTGCTGGGCACGCGGCCGGTGGCATTCTTCGAGTTCGACTGGCTGGGGATACATGCCGATGCGTATTCGCTGGGTGCCCAGGCGCTGGCGTTGCTGGCGGTCATGTTCCTGTATGGGCGCAGTTGGCTGGCCGAGAAGCGCAGGGCGACGGCCAGCTGA
- a CDS encoding COG3014 family protein — MVSRALTLATLVAAVQLTGCSVFRSYDSELQETNQQLAAGNVDAALALLESHNKGEQKDLLYYFEKGELLRSKGDLKGSQDAWRAADSVVFQWEESVKLDTDKYLSQFGSYLVNDKVRRYEGYDYEKVMLTTQMALNLLAQNDFDGARTEIKKTHEREAVIAELRDKEYLKREEEAEKEGIKTEYKDLQGYPVASLDAPDVVGLKNSYQSAFSHYLSGFVYEALGEKGLAAPGYRKAAELRPKTPLLEQALLDLDKNSAKPGESDVLIVVQTGLAPSRDSIRIPLPLPIDNNLVITPLSFPIIKDDTSTAHLGEIQLNDKALALTALNSTSAMSRRALRDDMPGIILRTSVRAISRGVAQKNLNKANPMAGLVVGIAGTVLEGADTRTWRTLPNETQVARVRLKQGEHHLSLPSSLGGTQVTVKVDRPYQVVSLRVVGNRVFAGGPAVEVAPQATAQAVASLK; from the coding sequence ATGGTATCCCGCGCCTTAACCCTGGCGACCCTGGTCGCCGCCGTGCAGCTAACTGGTTGCTCGGTGTTCCGCAGCTACGACAGCGAACTGCAGGAAACCAACCAGCAACTGGCCGCCGGCAATGTCGATGCCGCCCTCGCCTTGCTGGAAAGCCATAACAAGGGCGAGCAGAAAGACCTGCTCTACTACTTCGAGAAAGGTGAACTGCTGCGCTCCAAGGGCGACCTCAAGGGTAGCCAGGACGCCTGGCGCGCGGCCGACAGCGTGGTGTTCCAGTGGGAAGAGTCGGTCAAGCTCGACACCGACAAGTACCTGAGCCAATTCGGCAGCTACCTGGTCAACGACAAAGTTCGCCGCTACGAAGGCTACGACTACGAAAAAGTCATGCTGACCACGCAGATGGCCTTGAACCTGCTGGCCCAGAACGACTTCGACGGCGCTCGCACCGAAATCAAGAAGACCCACGAACGCGAGGCGGTCATCGCCGAACTGCGCGACAAGGAATACCTCAAGCGCGAGGAAGAAGCCGAGAAAGAGGGCATCAAGACCGAGTACAAGGACCTGCAGGGTTACCCGGTCGCCAGCCTCGACGCCCCTGACGTGGTGGGTTTGAAGAACAGCTACCAGAGCGCCTTCAGCCACTACCTGTCCGGTTTCGTCTATGAAGCCCTGGGCGAGAAAGGCCTGGCTGCGCCGGGCTACCGCAAGGCCGCCGAACTGCGGCCGAAGACTCCGCTGCTGGAGCAGGCCCTGCTCGACCTCGACAAGAACAGCGCCAAGCCTGGCGAGAGCGACGTGCTGATCGTGGTGCAGACCGGCCTGGCGCCGAGCCGCGACTCGATCCGCATCCCCCTGCCGCTGCCGATCGACAACAACCTGGTGATCACCCCGCTGTCGTTCCCAATCATCAAGGACGACACCTCGACCGCGCACCTGGGCGAGATCCAGCTCAATGACAAAGCCCTGGCCCTGACCGCGCTCAACAGCACCAGCGCCATGTCGCGCCGCGCCCTGCGCGACGACATGCCCGGCATCATCCTGCGCACCAGCGTGCGCGCCATCAGCCGCGGCGTGGCGCAGAAAAACCTGAACAAGGCCAACCCCATGGCTGGCCTGGTGGTGGGTATCGCCGGCACCGTGCTCGAGGGTGCCGACACCCGCACCTGGCGCACCCTGCCGAACGAGACCCAAGTCGCCCGGGTGCGCCTCAAACAAGGCGAGCATCACCTGAGCCTGCCGTCGAGCCTCGGTGGCACCCAGGTCACCGTGAAGGTCGATCGCCCGTACCAGGTGGTCAGCCTGCGTGTGGTCGGCAACCGTGTGTTCGCCGGCGGCCCGGCCGTCGAAGTCGCCCCACAGGCCACGGCGCAAGCCGTGGCCAGCCTCAAGTAA
- the ppx gene encoding exopolyphosphatase has protein sequence MPQTTAKNLSLIAAIDLGSNSFHMVVAKAHHTEIRILERLGEKVQLAAGIDEDRRLSEEAMQRGLECLKRFAQLINGMPAGSVRIVGTNALREARNRNEFIQRAEAILGHPVEVISGREEARLIYLGVSHTLADNPGKRLVADIGGGSTEFIIGQRFEPLLRESLQMGCVSFTQRYFRDGKVTPARYAQAYTAARLELMSIENALHRLTWDEAIGSSGTIRAIGAAIKAGGLGNGEVNAEGLAWVKRKLFKLGETDKIDFDGVKPDRRAIFPAGLAILEAIFDALELQRMDHCDGALREGVLFDLLGRHHHEDVRERTLNSLMERYHVDQGQAARVERKALHAFDQVAKAWDLEDGNWRDLLGWAAKIHEIGLDIAHYHYHKHGAYLIEHSDLSGFSREDQQMMALLVRGHRRNIPKDKFAELGDEGIKLLRLCVLLRFAILFHHIRGTQQMPKVELQAGDNSLEVVFPSGWLEQNQLTQADFANEAEWLARVNFVLSVR, from the coding sequence ATGCCGCAAACCACCGCGAAGAACCTGTCTCTGATCGCCGCCATCGACCTGGGCTCCAACAGCTTCCACATGGTCGTGGCCAAGGCCCATCACACGGAAATCCGTATTCTAGAGAGGCTTGGAGAAAAGGTTCAGCTCGCCGCCGGTATCGACGAGGATCGCAGGCTCAGCGAAGAAGCCATGCAGCGGGGCCTGGAGTGCCTCAAGCGCTTCGCCCAGCTGATCAACGGCATGCCTGCGGGCTCGGTGCGCATCGTCGGCACCAACGCCCTGCGCGAAGCGCGCAACCGTAATGAATTCATTCAACGCGCCGAAGCCATCCTCGGCCACCCGGTCGAGGTCATCTCCGGCCGTGAAGAGGCACGCCTGATCTACCTTGGTGTCTCCCACACCCTGGCCGACAACCCCGGCAAGCGCCTGGTCGCCGACATTGGTGGCGGCAGCACCGAGTTCATCATCGGCCAACGCTTCGAGCCACTGCTGCGCGAAAGCCTGCAGATGGGCTGCGTGAGCTTCACACAGCGCTACTTCCGCGACGGCAAGGTCACCCCCGCACGCTACGCCCAGGCCTACACAGCCGCGCGCCTGGAGCTGATGAGCATCGAGAACGCCCTGCACCGCCTGACCTGGGACGAAGCCATCGGCTCCTCGGGCACGATTCGCGCCATTGGCGCGGCGATCAAGGCCGGTGGCCTGGGCAATGGCGAGGTCAACGCCGAGGGCCTGGCCTGGGTCAAGCGCAAGCTGTTCAAGCTGGGTGAGACCGACAAGATCGACTTCGACGGGGTCAAGCCGGATCGCCGGGCGATCTTCCCGGCCGGGTTGGCGATCCTGGAGGCGATTTTCGACGCCCTTGAGTTGCAGCGCATGGACCACTGCGACGGCGCCCTGCGTGAAGGCGTGCTGTTCGACCTGCTGGGCCGCCATCACCACGAAGACGTGCGTGAGCGCACCCTGAACTCGCTGATGGAGCGCTACCACGTCGACCAGGGCCAGGCCGCACGCGTGGAGCGCAAGGCGCTGCATGCCTTCGACCAGGTGGCCAAGGCGTGGGACCTGGAGGATGGAAATTGGCGCGATCTGCTGGGATGGGCGGCGAAAATCCACGAAATCGGGTTGGATATCGCCCACTACCACTACCATAAGCATGGCGCTTACCTGATCGAGCACTCCGACCTGTCCGGCTTCTCCCGTGAAGACCAACAGATGATGGCCCTGCTGGTGCGCGGCCACCGCCGCAACATCCCCAAGGACAAGTTCGCCGAGCTGGGTGACGAAGGCATCAAGCTGCTGCGCCTGTGCGTGCTGCTGCGCTTCGCCATCCTGTTCCACCATATCCGTGGCACCCAGCAGATGCCTAAGGTGGAGCTGCAGGCAGGCGACAACAGCTTGGAGGTGGTCTTCCCGAGCGGCTGGCTGGAGCAGAACCAGCTGACCCAGGCCGACTTCGCCAACGAGGCGGAGTGGCTGGCGCGGGTCAATTTCGTGCTAAGCGTCAGGTAA
- a CDS encoding YcfL family protein — protein sequence MRRTCLALAAVALLAGCATPPPAPGSAASKVVTMGQLDNIEIGQMRVARENGFLTVNVALNNTGRSNQTLYYRFAWLGNDGFPVADEESWKTLPLYGKQAKYLPAIAPTPKATDFRLEVHTR from the coding sequence ATGCGCAGAACATGCCTCGCCCTGGCCGCCGTCGCCCTCCTGGCCGGCTGTGCCACCCCGCCCCCTGCCCCGGGCAGCGCCGCCAGCAAGGTGGTGACCATGGGCCAGCTGGACAACATCGAGATCGGCCAGATGCGGGTCGCCCGCGAAAACGGTTTCCTCACCGTCAATGTGGCGCTGAACAACACCGGCCGCAGCAACCAGACCCTGTACTACCGCTTTGCCTGGCTGGGCAACGACGGCTTCCCGGTGGCTGACGAAGAGTCCTGGAAAACCCTGCCGTTGTACGGCAAGCAGGCCAAGTACCTGCCCGCCATCGCCCCGACGCCCAAGGCCACCGACTTCCGCCTCGAAGTCCACACCCGGTAA